One genomic segment of Pedobacter endophyticus includes these proteins:
- a CDS encoding RNA polymerase sigma factor gives MPNYIQNIRKGDHASFEMVFKLYHRKLYAYFFSKTKSEDQAEELTQMAFIKLWRFKHTLADDFPLDTQLFKIAKTTLLDYFKKLANDARNLKIYCDQISAPSVDPSPLFDSEQQLDVILGCLPPTRKQVFLLNRLHGYSYKEIAEKLSISPRTVEKHIALALKQLSGYANLPALLLFIELMK, from the coding sequence GTGCCGAACTATATCCAAAATATAAGAAAGGGAGATCATGCATCCTTTGAAATGGTTTTTAAGCTATATCATCGGAAGCTCTATGCCTATTTTTTTTCCAAAACCAAATCTGAAGATCAGGCCGAAGAGCTTACTCAAATGGCATTTATTAAGCTGTGGCGTTTTAAACACACCCTTGCCGATGATTTCCCGTTAGACACTCAACTTTTTAAGATTGCCAAAACAACTTTGTTGGATTACTTTAAAAAACTTGCCAATGATGCTCGCAATCTAAAAATTTACTGCGATCAAATTTCAGCACCATCAGTTGACCCATCACCCCTATTTGATTCCGAACAACAGCTCGACGTGATCTTGGGCTGCCTACCGCCAACCAGAAAGCAGGTCTTTCTACTCAATCGTCTTCATGGTTACTCTTACAAAGAAATTGCCGAAAAGCTCTCTATATCCCCCCGAACCGTAGAAAAGCATATTGCCCTGGCTTTAAAACAGCTTAGCGGCTACGCCAACTTACCTGCGCTCTTACTTTTCATCGAACTGATGAAATAA
- a CDS encoding FecR family protein, translated as MNVSEELLNRYFENKCTPEERLLVNRYLKEIEEFPEHLVIKEDWDKITDAPLPAEKSTAMFKRIKAETFAKKPKIKWLQISAAAALIAVIITIGIIIFSQSKPDNMIRNATNTVKEPVSFNWKSVVNYTEKTQLITLPDQSVIKIYPGGELRYAVPFVNANREVFLKGKSFFQVAKDKEHPFIVYANGVSTTALGTSFTITAIKQGKFVDVVLHTGKVRVKSIDSTSNQSFSKILLPGNELIYNVAKHEAKVIMPKKEMLAELKFTQVPLATVFEQLEQHYNISITYSVKDIEKISFTGDIDTKQPVHHILKEITSLNQLKQTRTAKGYFIEK; from the coding sequence ATGAATGTTTCTGAAGAACTCTTAAACCGGTATTTCGAAAATAAGTGCACACCAGAAGAAAGGCTTTTGGTAAACCGTTATTTAAAAGAGATTGAGGAGTTTCCAGAACATTTGGTTATTAAGGAGGATTGGGACAAAATTACGGATGCACCATTGCCGGCCGAAAAAAGTACAGCCATGTTTAAGCGGATAAAAGCTGAAACCTTTGCAAAAAAGCCAAAAATAAAATGGCTCCAAATTTCGGCAGCCGCAGCGCTAATTGCCGTTATAATAACCATTGGAATAATAATATTCAGCCAAAGCAAACCCGATAACATGATCAGGAATGCAACTAACACTGTAAAAGAACCAGTTTCATTTAATTGGAAATCAGTAGTGAATTATACAGAGAAAACCCAGTTGATAACACTGCCCGATCAATCAGTGATAAAAATTTACCCAGGTGGAGAATTGCGATACGCCGTGCCATTTGTAAATGCAAATAGAGAAGTTTTTCTGAAGGGAAAAAGCTTTTTTCAAGTCGCCAAAGATAAAGAACATCCATTTATTGTATATGCCAATGGGGTTTCGACAACCGCATTAGGTACTTCTTTCACCATCACTGCAATAAAGCAAGGTAAGTTTGTCGACGTTGTACTCCACACCGGAAAAGTTAGGGTAAAAAGCATCGATTCAACTAGCAATCAATCGTTTAGCAAAATACTATTACCCGGAAACGAGCTGATTTATAACGTAGCTAAACATGAAGCAAAAGTAATTATGCCTAAAAAGGAAATGCTTGCCGAATTAAAGTTTACGCAGGTGCCATTGGCTACTGTTTTCGAGCAACTGGAACAACACTACAATATCAGTATTACTTATAGTGTTAAAGATATTGAGAAGATTTCATTTACTGGCGATATTGACACAAAACAACCCGTACACCATATACTAAAAGAAATAACCAGCTTAAACCAGCTAAAACAAACCAGAACAGCCAAGGGCTATTTTATCGAAAAATAA
- a CDS encoding SPOR domain-containing protein: protein MDIISYLLELLQQRKEVGITDLGTFYKKKSPGRYDKETQSFLPPSYVLQFTSELKEEEVLPNFISTKRNISIESANYYIAQFTDEIKQKLEVEHEAELPNFGRLFFTEHAGLSFEPIENISYGSEFYGLPSLQETVSDDADNAAEDDNEDVFEEIAEAPVAPPNVEGNMEPPIIENIELDEVRDDLKNTLSRTDAGEDDVVPAPEFIKEQHEEHPNRFGHRPESETPADKTENVEEEIIPAPDFIKEQHEEHPNRFGHTPESELDHGHNIETPESDGANEESVTTTNNPTEPVTEAPEFIKEQHEEHPKRFGHAPESETLANEINRDITSHTTAEPKKYINLEEDKSAAEPIIEAPEFIKEQHAEHPNRFGHDPMIDEPLAEESKPIWPKVIAVIILLAVIGAVVYFLKPDLFNQQPKTETTAVAVVDSPKTVVDTAKARQDSIAKTDSILKANQVASSPDTVTKSAVPAPPSTVFHVIAISFQTEAAAQRYIAKMKKEGYDAKIVKIEGTRKKVSIANFSTKEEAEKQKDILQKKLKGQGFYVKQLTNNTQP, encoded by the coding sequence ATGGACATCATATCATATCTTTTGGAACTCTTGCAACAACGCAAAGAAGTTGGTATTACCGACTTGGGAACTTTTTACAAGAAGAAATCGCCAGGCAGATACGATAAGGAAACACAATCTTTTTTACCCCCCAGCTACGTGCTGCAGTTTACTTCGGAGTTGAAGGAAGAGGAGGTGCTACCGAATTTTATTTCAACAAAAAGAAATATCTCGATCGAGAGCGCTAATTACTATATTGCCCAGTTTACCGACGAAATAAAGCAGAAGCTCGAAGTTGAACATGAGGCTGAGCTACCCAATTTTGGAAGGCTCTTTTTTACTGAGCATGCAGGTTTAAGTTTCGAACCAATAGAAAATATAAGTTACGGTTCGGAGTTTTACGGCTTGCCATCGTTGCAGGAAACGGTAAGTGACGACGCGGATAACGCGGCAGAAGACGATAACGAAGACGTTTTTGAGGAGATTGCCGAGGCACCTGTTGCACCGCCAAATGTAGAGGGCAATATGGAACCTCCCATTATCGAGAATATTGAATTGGATGAGGTTCGCGACGATTTGAAAAATACCTTAAGTCGAACTGATGCTGGCGAGGACGATGTTGTTCCTGCCCCGGAATTTATTAAAGAGCAACACGAAGAACACCCCAACCGTTTTGGGCACAGGCCAGAATCGGAAACTCCCGCCGATAAAACTGAAAACGTTGAGGAAGAAATCATTCCTGCGCCAGATTTTATCAAAGAACAACATGAGGAGCATCCAAACCGCTTCGGCCATACACCTGAATCGGAGCTAGATCACGGACACAATATTGAGACCCCGGAAAGCGACGGTGCAAATGAAGAATCGGTTACTACAACAAACAATCCTACAGAACCCGTTACAGAGGCTCCCGAATTTATTAAAGAGCAGCACGAAGAGCATCCGAAACGTTTTGGGCATGCACCAGAATCGGAAACGCTGGCGAACGAAATTAATCGTGATATAACTTCTCACACAACGGCTGAACCTAAAAAATATATCAACTTAGAGGAAGATAAATCTGCTGCTGAGCCGATCATAGAAGCGCCAGAGTTTATTAAGGAGCAACATGCAGAACATCCCAATCGTTTTGGCCACGACCCTATGATTGATGAGCCACTAGCGGAGGAAAGCAAACCGATATGGCCAAAAGTAATCGCCGTTATCATTTTGCTTGCCGTAATTGGGGCAGTTGTTTACTTCTTGAAACCCGATTTGTTTAATCAACAGCCTAAAACTGAAACCACTGCCGTAGCGGTTGTAGATTCGCCAAAAACTGTTGTTGATACGGCAAAGGCCAGACAAGATTCCATTGCAAAAACCGATAGTATTTTAAAGGCAAATCAGGTTGCCAGCAGCCCCGATACGGTAACAAAAAGCGCCGTGCCCGCACCACCTTCAACAGTTTTTCATGTTATTGCTATTTCGTTTCAAACCGAAGCCGCAGCGCAACGCTACATCGCCAAAATGAAAAAAGAGGGCTACGATGCAAAAATTGTTAAAATTGAAGGTACCCGCAAAAAGGTAAGTATTGCCAACTTTAGCACAAAGGAAGAGGCAGAAAAGCAAAAAGATATTCTGCAGAAGAAATTAAAAGGACAAGGATTTTACGTAAAACAATTAACAAACAACACACAACCTTAA
- a CDS encoding ExbD/TolR family protein: MNLRKRTKGNVHVNTDALNDIMFFLMLFFLLASAVVNPTVVKLLLPQSSSGQQSTAKKAVTVTIDENLKYFVDKKPVTIEQLEPTLAAYQQTAPDMTILLYVSRNVTYQDGFVVNDIANKLKLKLVVAVEPKK, encoded by the coding sequence ATGAATTTACGCAAAAGAACAAAAGGAAACGTACATGTAAATACAGATGCGCTGAACGATATTATGTTTTTCTTAATGTTGTTCTTCCTGTTGGCATCGGCGGTAGTGAACCCAACCGTTGTAAAACTGTTACTGCCTCAATCTTCGAGCGGACAACAATCTACTGCAAAAAAAGCAGTTACTGTTACGATAGACGAAAACTTAAAATATTTCGTTGATAAAAAACCGGTAACTATAGAGCAACTAGAGCCTACTTTGGCGGCATATCAACAAACTGCACCAGATATGACTATCTTGCTGTATGTTTCTCGCAATGTGACTTATCAGGATGGATTTGTGGTAAATGATATCGCAAACAAATTAAAATTGAAACTTGTTGTTGCAGTTGAACCGAAAAAATAA
- a CDS encoding bifunctional folylpolyglutamate synthase/dihydrofolate synthase, which yields MNYPETLDFLYSKLPMFTRIGASAFKKDLTNTIIFCEALGNPQQQFKSIHVAGTNGKGSTSHMLAAVLQAQGYKTGLYTSPHLKDFRERIRINGKMIAKSEVVSFVKKQKKLIEKVEPSFFEVTVAMAFDHFARHQVDIAVIEVGLGGRLDSTNIIQPELSVITNISMDHMNMLGDTIEEIAGEKAGIIKPNTPVIIGETQEKSAGVFIRKAKEVAAPIFFADEIFSAKDFKLKRAKLSLSVFENETLKFSNLVCDLTGVYQHKNILTVLEALTKLNETTSFKISESSIFAGLKQVKKLTGLQGRWQTLSKNPLVICDTGHNEAGIAEVIKNINQTNFEKLHIVFGMVKDKDISKVLSMMPKNATYYFCKPDLERALSADELKQQAADYHLRGRSYTTVAEAKAIAISTAGKNDLVFIGGSTFVVAEAI from the coding sequence ATGAATTACCCCGAAACACTCGATTTTTTATACAGTAAACTCCCAATGTTTACGCGTATCGGTGCTTCTGCCTTTAAAAAAGATTTAACCAATACGATCATTTTCTGCGAGGCGTTAGGAAACCCGCAACAGCAATTCAAAAGCATCCATGTAGCCGGCACCAATGGAAAAGGCTCCACATCGCACATGTTGGCGGCAGTGCTGCAGGCACAAGGTTATAAAACGGGGTTGTACACTTCGCCACATTTAAAAGACTTTCGTGAGCGGATACGGATTAACGGAAAAATGATCGCAAAAAGCGAAGTAGTATCATTCGTAAAAAAACAAAAAAAGCTCATAGAAAAGGTCGAACCGTCGTTTTTTGAGGTAACCGTTGCAATGGCTTTTGATCACTTCGCAAGGCATCAAGTAGATATTGCCGTGATCGAAGTCGGTTTGGGCGGTCGGTTAGACTCGACTAATATTATACAGCCAGAACTTTCGGTAATTACCAACATCAGCATGGACCACATGAACATGCTTGGCGACACCATTGAGGAAATAGCGGGAGAAAAAGCAGGAATCATTAAACCAAACACGCCCGTTATTATCGGCGAAACGCAGGAAAAATCTGCAGGCGTATTCATCCGCAAAGCAAAAGAAGTTGCTGCACCCATCTTCTTCGCAGACGAGATCTTTTCTGCAAAAGATTTTAAGCTGAAACGTGCAAAGCTTTCGTTGTCGGTTTTCGAAAATGAGACACTTAAATTCAGTAATCTCGTTTGCGATTTAACCGGCGTCTATCAACACAAAAACATTTTAACCGTTTTAGAGGCGCTGACGAAACTCAACGAAACGACATCATTTAAAATTTCTGAAAGCAGCATTTTCGCAGGCTTGAAACAAGTTAAAAAGCTAACCGGTTTACAAGGGCGCTGGCAAACATTGAGCAAGAACCCATTGGTAATTTGCGACACAGGCCATAACGAGGCCGGCATTGCCGAGGTAATTAAAAACATCAATCAAACCAACTTCGAGAAACTACATATCGTTTTTGGAATGGTGAAAGATAAGGACATTTCGAAAGTACTTTCTATGATGCCCAAAAATGCTACTTACTATTTTTGCAAGCCAGACTTAGAACGGGCCTTAAGTGCTGACGAGCTAAAACAACAAGCTGCAGATTACCACTTACGGGGCAGAAGCTATACAACCGTAGCCGAGGCCAAGGCCATTGCTATATCAACGGCTGGCAAAAACGACCTTGTTTTTATTGGGGGCAGCACTTTTGTTGTGGCAGAAGCGATTTAA
- a CDS encoding PDDEXK nuclease domain-containing protein gives MDLKYNCLIEEIGGLLQKGREQAARTVNTILVQTYWLIGRYIVEFEQNGKEKAAYGTFLFEKLSKDLTQLYGKGFSRSNLLYMRKLYISFPKSETLSNVLTWSHYFEILKSDEDLEINFYLKQCEKENWSVRELKRQMKSMLFHRLALSKDKQGIVELSQQGQEIQQAKDILKDPYVLEFLNIPEGHQYLESELEEKLISNLQSFLLELGKGFTFMKRQYRISLSGKHFYVDLVFYHRILKCFVLIDLKRGEVAHQDIGQMNLYLNYFRKEENTEGDNEPIGIVLGAYKDQVLIEYATENISNQLFVSKYQLYLPDKKQLANELNKILEEENNTLN, from the coding sequence ATGGATTTAAAATACAATTGTCTGATAGAAGAGATAGGAGGCTTGTTACAAAAAGGTAGAGAGCAGGCGGCCAGAACCGTCAACACCATTCTGGTGCAAACCTATTGGCTTATTGGCAGGTATATTGTCGAATTCGAACAAAACGGTAAAGAAAAGGCCGCCTACGGAACCTTTCTTTTCGAAAAGCTTTCAAAAGATTTAACACAGCTTTATGGAAAAGGATTTAGCAGATCCAATTTGTTATACATGAGAAAATTATATATTTCATTTCCAAAAAGTGAGACACTGTCTAACGTTTTAACATGGAGCCACTACTTTGAAATTTTAAAATCAGATGAAGATCTTGAGATCAACTTCTACCTTAAACAATGTGAAAAAGAAAATTGGAGTGTTCGCGAACTTAAACGCCAAATGAAAAGTATGCTTTTTCACCGTTTGGCGCTGAGTAAAGATAAACAGGGCATTGTTGAACTTTCTCAGCAAGGGCAGGAGATTCAACAAGCTAAAGACATTCTAAAAGATCCATATGTATTAGAGTTTCTCAACATTCCCGAAGGTCACCAATACCTTGAAAGTGAACTAGAAGAGAAACTTATTTCAAATTTACAGAGTTTTCTGCTGGAACTGGGAAAAGGCTTTACATTTATGAAAAGACAATACAGAATCTCGTTAAGTGGCAAGCACTTTTACGTAGATTTAGTGTTTTATCACCGAATTTTGAAGTGCTTTGTTCTCATTGATTTAAAACGCGGTGAAGTAGCACATCAAGATATTGGTCAAATGAATTTGTATCTAAATTACTTTCGAAAAGAGGAAAACACAGAAGGCGATAATGAACCAATCGGAATAGTTTTAGGAGCGTATAAAGATCAAGTTTTAATAGAATACGCTACAGAAAATATTAGCAATCAACTTTTTGTAAGCAAATATCAGCTTTACTTGCCCGATAAAAAACAACTAGCCAATGAACTTAATAAAATACTTGAAGAAGAAAACAACACACTAAATTAG
- a CDS encoding MotA/TolQ/ExbB proton channel family protein → MITLLIQDTTQALQDTANAVNPTLSQPAQELRFIDLLFKGGWVMLPLAFLALLALVIFIERYITIKKATKDETNIMGQIRSYIQSGNLDGAMSLLRNNGSPLSRMLQKGLKRIGRPIKEIEGAIENVGKLEVAKLEKNISILGIVAGIAPMLGFVGTIVGVITIFHQVSIKGAIEIGTISGGLYTKMITSATGLIIGIIAYVLYHILNAMVEKIILKMETDAIDFIDLLEEPGS, encoded by the coding sequence ATGATAACTTTATTAATTCAAGACACCACGCAAGCGCTTCAAGACACTGCCAATGCGGTAAACCCTACGCTATCGCAGCCAGCCCAGGAACTTCGTTTTATCGACCTGCTATTTAAAGGCGGTTGGGTAATGTTGCCCCTTGCTTTTCTGGCCCTCTTAGCCCTAGTTATTTTTATAGAGCGGTATATCACCATTAAAAAAGCTACCAAAGATGAAACCAATATTATGGGTCAGATTAGGTCGTACATACAATCGGGCAATCTCGATGGCGCCATGTCGCTATTAAGAAATAACGGTTCTCCCCTTTCTCGTATGCTTCAAAAAGGTTTAAAGCGTATTGGTCGCCCGATTAAAGAAATTGAAGGCGCTATCGAAAACGTGGGCAAACTCGAAGTTGCGAAACTAGAAAAGAACATTAGCATTTTGGGTATTGTTGCAGGTATTGCGCCAATGTTGGGTTTCGTGGGTACCATTGTTGGGGTAATTACCATTTTCCATCAGGTATCCATTAAAGGGGCTATCGAAATCGGAACCATTTCTGGTGGTTTGTACACCAAAATGATTACCTCGGCAACTGGATTAATTATCGGTATTATTGCCTATGTGTTGTACCACATCTTAAATGCCATGGTAGAGAAAATCATTCTGAAAATGGAAACTGATGCAATTGATTTTATTGATTTACTAGAAGAACCAGGTAGCTAA
- a CDS encoding energy transducer TonB — protein sequence MNYNTQNIHQEENNYPKAIAIASGIMGFLLLISFFIVIGSFQPPEELGMGGMVVNYGTAAEGMGDDYTSIEEPSADPNANGKAPDKVTPEEKVTPTTSSENSDKDIQTQNTEEAIAINTKPTKATAKTPTTVTEDKPAKPVINQNALYKGKKSTGQGGGDGTGSTAGNQGSINGDPLAPNYGEGGSGFGNKPIELRRFSNLVIPKDDGQERGKIAIRIFFNKNGDITRANQELKGSTITNTALVNKCIQAVLNSSLNRSDVGGDNQTGVVVFNFKVN from the coding sequence ATGAATTACAATACGCAAAACATACATCAAGAAGAGAACAATTACCCCAAAGCGATAGCAATAGCGAGCGGGATAATGGGGTTTCTGCTTTTGATAAGCTTTTTTATCGTGATTGGCTCGTTCCAACCGCCTGAAGAACTTGGTATGGGCGGTATGGTTGTGAATTATGGAACAGCGGCCGAAGGTATGGGCGACGATTATACCAGCATTGAAGAGCCATCTGCCGACCCAAATGCAAACGGAAAAGCACCCGATAAGGTAACACCCGAGGAAAAGGTAACGCCAACAACATCGAGTGAAAATAGCGATAAGGACATACAGACACAAAACACTGAAGAAGCGATTGCCATAAACACCAAACCTACAAAAGCTACGGCCAAAACGCCAACAACAGTAACCGAAGATAAACCAGCAAAACCAGTAATTAATCAAAATGCACTTTACAAAGGCAAAAAGAGCACTGGGCAGGGCGGCGGCGATGGTACAGGAAGCACTGCGGGTAACCAGGGCTCGATAAATGGCGATCCATTAGCGCCAAATTACGGTGAGGGCGGTTCGGGCTTTGGAAACAAACCAATTGAATTAAGAAGATTTTCGAATCTGGTAATTCCGAAGGATGATGGACAGGAAAGAGGAAAAATTGCCATCAGGATCTTTTTTAATAAAAACGGTGATATTACACGGGCAAACCAAGAGCTAAAAGGTTCGACCATTACCAATACAGCGCTTGTAAATAAATGTATTCAGGCCGTGCTTAATTCTTCTTTGAATCGGTCGGATGTTGGCGGCGATAACCAAACTGGCGTAGTAGTGTTCAACTTTAAGGTGAATTAA
- a CDS encoding SusC/RagA family TonB-linked outer membrane protein, whose translation MLRKITKHLFFCLLILSVTTPAWAQNSEITGIVKDETGQPLVGASVLLLNTKTNEKKGIMVNAEGKFQIKDLLAGVPYNISASFIGYTTKTIENYQLKAGEQATLFIQLSPEASSLNDVVIVGYASQRKGNITSAIASIKPDKIDKGANYDPVKMLQGRATGVNISSTSGTPGSNPSIMIRGVSSISGGDSPLYVVDGMPTDNLPNLNPNDIESMDVLKDASAAAIYGSRANSGVIIIKTKSGKAGKTVINYNSQFGWGTVSNDIVMANSAEYTKTMQAALANYNAQTGNNLSLYIPANIEEFNWVKAIARERSATAQHNINLSGGNDKTTFFTSLGYFKQEGYLKKSALEQYSLRMNLTHKINKYIKFNGNIAATYTPQSLLEETSTSLKILRTAREEQPWYSAYNSSGDYKVNGTQILRHNPVMLQNEETWTRKDYQGIGNFSVDITPFEGFKYTSSINTYAILSDEKKKLTENMVARATSAGWGAIEQRRNENLRFVINNIMSYDNNIGKLKYTALIGHEYWYRNFSNLGAYSDNYANNAFPSSSFDLITSGTNIYATGVGYSSYNLESYLGRLTLDYDGKYLLNASFRRDGSSKFSKDARYGNFPSASIAWRATKEDFFPKQDVLTDLKVRLSVGTTGSIDGIGNYASKSLVGAGNSYNGSSGLVLTQRAQHLTWEKATQYDAGIDAEFFKGRLSLTMDYFYQKTKNLLYNLPIYSTSGYTSIAANIGTLSNNGFELALNGKILQGEVKWDAGANISFVQNKLLSLYSNSDMYIVPGSGSNLFGGSLHALINGKSISSYYLYNMLGLYQNDADVPAPLFAKGVRAGDVQYEDINGDGDISDIDRKYVGKTVPDFYGGFNTTVSYKGFDLGIFGQFSYGGKVIASWQGINGVEGTDNPAMSPSRVYIDEARTTRAEQYFNVSQYYANNYWHGPGTSNTVPRPVRAGVFTGYRNGYNSLASTRYLQDGSYLKFKTITLGYSLSEKLIERTKFISSLRVYATVDNLLTFTNYSGYDPEASFAGSPGDPNYGVDFGLQPTLRTFSLGVNIKF comes from the coding sequence ATGCTTAGAAAAATTACCAAACACCTATTCTTTTGTCTGCTGATACTTTCAGTTACGACACCTGCCTGGGCTCAAAACTCCGAGATAACAGGAATTGTAAAAGACGAAACAGGGCAGCCTTTAGTTGGCGCATCTGTTCTTTTGCTCAACACAAAAACCAATGAAAAAAAGGGAATAATGGTTAATGCCGAGGGTAAATTTCAAATCAAAGACCTATTGGCGGGTGTACCCTACAACATTAGTGCTTCCTTTATCGGCTACACCACAAAAACGATTGAAAATTATCAGCTTAAAGCTGGCGAACAAGCTACTTTGTTTATTCAGTTAAGTCCTGAGGCATCTTCCTTAAATGATGTCGTGATTGTAGGTTATGCCAGCCAACGCAAAGGCAATATTACGAGTGCAATTGCAAGTATTAAGCCCGATAAAATTGACAAGGGCGCTAATTACGATCCTGTTAAAATGTTACAAGGTAGGGCAACAGGTGTTAATATCTCATCAACATCAGGTACTCCTGGTTCCAACCCTAGTATAATGATTCGTGGGGTCAGCTCAATAAGCGGCGGGGACTCTCCTTTGTATGTAGTGGATGGTATGCCAACTGATAACTTACCAAATCTAAATCCTAACGATATAGAATCTATGGACGTTTTAAAAGATGCTTCTGCAGCAGCTATTTACGGCTCAAGGGCAAATAGTGGCGTGATCATTATTAAAACAAAAAGCGGTAAAGCAGGAAAAACCGTTATTAATTACAACTCGCAATTCGGCTGGGGCACGGTAAGTAATGATATTGTAATGGCAAATTCCGCAGAATACACCAAAACAATGCAGGCTGCATTGGCCAATTACAATGCGCAAACTGGCAATAACTTATCATTATATATACCAGCAAACATTGAAGAATTTAACTGGGTAAAAGCTATTGCAAGAGAGCGGTCGGCAACGGCACAGCATAACATCAACCTATCTGGAGGTAATGATAAAACCACATTTTTTACCTCATTGGGTTATTTTAAGCAAGAGGGTTACCTGAAAAAAAGCGCACTTGAACAGTATAGCTTAAGAATGAACTTGACGCACAAAATAAATAAGTACATTAAATTTAATGGCAATATTGCAGCCACATATACACCGCAAAGCTTATTAGAAGAAACCAGTACAAGTCTTAAGATATTACGTACGGCCAGAGAAGAACAACCTTGGTATTCTGCCTATAATTCTTCGGGCGATTATAAAGTGAATGGCACCCAAATTTTACGCCACAACCCTGTAATGCTCCAAAATGAAGAAACCTGGACTCGGAAAGACTACCAAGGAATTGGCAATTTTAGTGTAGACATCACCCCATTTGAAGGATTTAAATATACATCATCAATAAACACCTACGCCATCTTATCAGATGAAAAGAAAAAGTTAACCGAAAATATGGTTGCAAGGGCAACCTCTGCTGGCTGGGGCGCTATAGAACAACGTAGAAATGAAAATTTAAGGTTTGTTATCAATAACATAATGAGTTATGATAATAATATAGGCAAGTTGAAATACACGGCATTAATTGGTCATGAATATTGGTACAGAAACTTTAGCAACTTAGGGGCTTACAGTGATAATTATGCGAATAACGCATTCCCTTCTTCAAGTTTTGACTTGATAACCTCTGGAACAAATATTTATGCAACAGGTGTAGGTTACAGTTCATATAATCTCGAATCATATTTGGGTAGGTTAACGTTAGATTATGATGGCAAATATCTGTTAAATGCCAGTTTTAGGAGAGATGGTTCTTCAAAATTCTCTAAAGATGCCCGCTACGGAAATTTTCCCTCTGCCTCCATTGCATGGCGAGCAACTAAAGAAGATTTTTTTCCAAAACAAGATGTCCTAACTGATTTAAAAGTAAGACTAAGTGTAGGTACAACAGGTAGTATTGATGGTATTGGCAATTATGCCTCCAAATCGTTAGTAGGCGCAGGAAACAGCTACAATGGCTCGTCAGGTCTCGTGTTAACGCAGCGAGCACAGCACCTTACATGGGAGAAAGCCACACAGTATGATGCAGGTATTGACGCCGAGTTTTTTAAAGGAAGATTAAGTTTAACAATGGATTACTTTTATCAAAAAACGAAAAACCTACTTTATAACCTTCCTATCTATTCTACATCTGGGTATACCTCAATTGCTGCAAACATAGGCACACTATCAAATAACGGATTTGAGTTGGCGCTTAATGGCAAAATACTTCAAGGAGAAGTAAAATGGGATGCGGGAGCTAATATTTCGTTTGTACAAAACAAATTACTTTCTCTTTATAGTAACAGTGATATGTACATTGTGCCAGGGAGTGGCAGTAACTTATTTGGCGGCTCACTGCATGCATTAATAAACGGTAAATCCATCTCCTCTTATTATTTATACAATATGCTGGGCCTCTATCAAAATGATGCAGATGTGCCGGCGCCACTTTTTGCAAAGGGCGTAAGAGCTGGCGATGTACAGTATGAAGATATTAACGGCGATGGCGACATTAGTGACATTGATAGAAAATATGTAGGTAAAACCGTTCCCGATTTTTATGGCGGTTTTAACACCACGGTTTCTTACAAGGGTTTCGATTTAGGCATTTTTGGACAATTTTCTTACGGAGGAAAAGTAATTGCCTCGTGGCAAGGCATAAATGGCGTAGAAGGAACAGACAATCCGGCGATGTCGCCAAGCAGGGTTTATATAGACGAGGCCAGAACAACCAGGGCAGAGCAGTATTTTAATGTCAGTCAATATTATGCCAACAACTATTGGCACGGACCAGGCACCAGTAACACAGTACCTCGTCCTGTAAGAGCAGGTGTATTTACAGGTTACAGAAACGGCTATAATTCTTTAGCATCTACACGGTATTTACAAGATGGTTCTTATCTAAAATTCAAAACAATTACGTTGGGTTATAGCCTTTCTGAAAAACTTATCGAACGGACAAAATTCATTAGCTCATTGCGTGTTTATGCTACAGTTGATAATTTGTTAACCTTTACCAATTACTCCGGCTACGATCCTGAAGCTTCTTTTGCAGGTAGCCCAGGTGATCCAAACTATGGCGTCGACTTCGGTTTACAGCCTACATTAAGAACTTTTTCGCTAGGCGTTAACATTAAATTTTAA